From the Lycium barbarum isolate Lr01 unplaced genomic scaffold, ASM1917538v2 unchr_scaffold_28, whole genome shotgun sequence genome, one window contains:
- the LOC132625680 gene encoding uncharacterized protein LOC132625680 produces the protein MPSVDEVKNVVFNLSGSSASGLDGFVLGRSIIENVLLAEEIVTDIRKRGKPANVVIKLDMAKAYDRAKGFFHSTRGVKQGDPLSPALFVLPAEVLSRALNAVFDSAEYVGYGMPKWSQNINHLAYADANIIFAYAEGESLKRIMKILQYFEAISGQLINKDKCSFYMYQMIPGILRKKVYYNDLIKKVKNKLQNWKGKLLSFGGKAVLINTVLQSIPIYMLSDVVPTKYTINELHKIFARFYWSTKEEGKSRHWSSWGKMKPTEVQWKGGSQVWKRMIEARDQAMPPDFQVDTSIEEVSYFMNAEGWDVQKLHNKLPINVCDHVLKELSIVEHSTEKDKAC, from the exons ATGCCTAGCGTTGATGAAGTCAAAAATGTTGTTTTCAACCTTAGTGGATCAAGTGCTAGTGGACTTGATG GCTTTGTACTAGGGAGAAGCATTATTGAGAATGTGCTCTTGGCAGAAGAAATTGTGACAGACatcagaaaaaggggcaaacCAGCAAATGTAGTGATCAAATTGGACATGGCAAAGGCCTATGATAGA GCCAAAGGATTTTTCCATTCAACCAGGGGTGTCAAACAAGGTGATCCACTTTCACCTGCATTGTTCGTCTTACCAGCAGAGGTGTTATCAAGAGCTCTAAATGCAGTATTTGACAGTGCTGAGTATGTGGGATAtggcatgcctaaatggagtcaaaATATCAATCATCTAGCCTATGCTGATGCTAATATAATATTTGCATATGCAGAAGGAGAGTCCTTGAAGAGAATTATGAAGATTCTGCAGTATTTTGAGGCAATATCAGGTCAACTGATCAATAAAGACAAGTGTTCCTTTTATATGTATCAGATGATTCCTGGTATACT GAGGAAAAAGGTATATTATAACGACCTTATCAAGAAGGTGAaaaacaagctgcaaaattggaAAGGAAAATTGCTCTCTTTTGGTGGAAAAGCAGTTCTCATCAATACTGTGCTTCAGAGTATTCCTATATACATGCTTTCAGATGTTGTTCCCACAAAGTATACAATTAATGAGCTTCATAAAATCTTTGCAAGGTTTTATTGGAGTACTAAAGAAGAGGGTAAAAGTAGGCATTGGTCCTCATGGGGCAAG aTGAAGCCAACAGAAGTGCAGTGGAAAGGAGGTTCACAAGTTTGGAAAAGAATGATAGAAGCAAGGGATCAG GCAATGCCTCCAGACTTTCAGGTTGACACCAGCATTGAAGAGGTATCATACTTCATGAATGCAGAAGGTTGGGATGTACAGAAATTGCATAACAAGCTGCCCATTAATGTTTGTGATCATGTTCTAAAAGAGTTGAGTATAGTGGAGCATTCAACGGAGAAAGATAAAGCCTGCTAG